One window of the Mytilus galloprovincialis chromosome 14, xbMytGall1.hap1.1, whole genome shotgun sequence genome contains the following:
- the LOC143058431 gene encoding uncharacterized protein SCO4629-like yields the protein MLNIIQRILCFEIIWPSSDTIIHFWTFALLFVCVGANNDHCPVIPSLHIDAALKIWNYLRIDDRPLKSDIIIALGSHDVRVAERAAELWYDRYADIILFSGKSGNLTRGKWKKTEAEIFRDVAIAKGVPENKILIETKSTNTGENIRFSYRLLLNRKNLPSNIILVQKPYMGRRTLATFQKQWPGSIGKLYVTSPQITLLNYPKSEVGDLNDVITIVIGDMQRMDSYAKLGYQTFQRIPDDVWSAYNILHRSGMYNGHLV from the exons ATGCTAAATATAATTCAACGGATActgtgttttgaaataatatggCCGAGTAGTGATACCATAATTCATTTTTGGACTTTTGCGTTGCTGTTTGTTTGTGTCGGAGCTAATAACGACCACTGTCCTGTCATACCATCTTTACATATTGATGCTGCTTTGAAAATATGGAACTACCTAAGAATCGACGATCGTCCACTCAAA AGTGACATCATTATCGCATTAGGAAGTCATGACGTCAGAGTAGCAGAGAGGGCAGCAGAATTATGGTACGACCGGTATGctgatattattttgttttctggtaAATCCGGAAATTTAACAAGag GAAAATGGAAAAAGACAGAAGCGGAAATATTTCGAGACGTTGCAATTGCAAAAGGGGTACCTGAAAATAAAATCCTCATAGAAACTAAGTCAACAAACACAGGTGAAAATATACGTTTTAGTTACAGATTGCTACTCAACCGTAAAAATTTACCTAGTAACATAATACTTGTTCAAAAACCATATATGGGACGAAGAACATTGGCAACGTTCCAAAAACAGTGGCCTGGTTCGATAGGTAAACTTTATGTTACGTCACCGCAAATTACTTTGCTGAACTATCCAAAAAGCGAAGTGGGCGATTTGAATGACGTCATTACTATTGTTATTGGTGACATGCAGAGAATGGATAGCTATGCGAAATTGGGTTACCAGACATTTCAAAGAATTCCAGATGATGTCTGGTCAGCATATAACATTCTTCACCGAAGCGGAATGTATAATGGACATCTAGTATAA
- the LOC143059475 gene encoding uncharacterized protein LOC143059475 — translation MANRLTKERDTLKEKLKGKGDEIANLSKELQLKKTEETALSDKNSKLQNEIKEKNIRLKEQKTTVVTLINESDALKKQLKGKDEEIDNLSKELQLKKTEETALSDKNSKLQNEIKEKNIRLKEQKTTVVTLINESDALKEQLKGKDEEIDNLSK, via the exons ATGGCAAACAG ATTGACAAAAGAGAGGGATACACTAAAAGAGAAACTGAAAGGAAAGGGTGACGAAATAGCTAATCTATCAAA ggaattacaACTAAAGAAGACAGAAGAAACAGCACTATCGGATAAAAATAGCAAATTGCAAAAtgagataaaagaaaaaaacattag ACTGAAAGAACAAAAGACAACAGTTGTCACATTGATAAATGAGAGTGATGCACTAAAAAAGCAACTGAAAGGAAAGGATGAAGAAATAGACAATCTATCAAA ggaattacaACTAAAGAAGACAGAAGAAACAGCACTATCGGATAAAAATAGCAAATTGCAAAAtgagataaaagaaaaaaacattag ACTGAAAGAACAAAAGACAACAGTTGTCACATTGATCAATGAGAGTGATGCACTAAAAGAGCAACTGAAAGGAAAGGATGAAGAAATAGACAATCTATCAAAGTAA